In one window of Cryptococcus neoformans var. neoformans JEC21 chromosome 7 sequence DNA:
- a CDS encoding vesicle-mediated transport-related protein, putative gives MSGIFAQPYADSDHLQFYAGQPYDARHAAPYAGAGNMGSMNMASGSMLSGPGMLSAGRWWEAFGTGGFDGEPSLMEELGINPSHILQKSLAVLNPASRVDSHIMDDADLAGPFVFCFAFAFFLLLSGKPQFSYIYGVGLLGTTAIYLLLNLMSETGIDAYRTASVLGYCLLPMVGLGGIGMGVGIDRPLGYLLSTISIAWCTHSASAIFVAVLRMDRQRLLVAYPIGLLYGCFALLSIFNVNK, from the exons ATGTCCGGCATATTCGCACAGCCGTACGCAGACAGCGACCACCTCCAGTTCTACGCCGGCCAGCCGTACGACGCACGCCACGCCGCTCCCTACGCCGGCGCCGGCAACATGGGCAGCATGAACATGGCGTCCGGCAGCATGCTCTCTGGCCCCGGCATGCTCTCGGCCGGACGCTGGTGGGAGGCATTCGGCACAGGCGGCTTTGACGGCGAGCCGAGTCTGATGGAGG AACTCGGCATCAACCCGTCCCATATCCTCCAGAAATCCCTCGCTGTCCTCAACCCTGCCTCCAGAGTCGACTCGCATATCATGGACGACGCAGACCTCGCCGGCCCGTTTGTATTCTGCTTTGCATTcgcattcttccttttgctc TCCGGGAAACCCCAGTTCTCGTACATCTACGGCGTCGGCCTCCTCGGCACCACCGCCATCTACCTCTTGCTCAACCTCATGTCCGAGACAGGCATCGACGCCTACCGCACCGCCTCCGTCCTCGGCTACTGCCTCCTGCCCATGGTCGGCCTCGGCGGCATCGGGATGGGTGTCGGCATCGACCGTCCGCTGGGCtacctcctctccaccatcagCATCGCCTGGTGCACCCACTCGGCCAGCGccatcttcgtcgccgTGCTGCGAATGGACCGCCAGAGACTACTCGTCGCGTACCCCATCGGCTTGTTGTATGGTTGTTTCGCGCTGTTGAGTATATTTAATGTAAACAAGTAG
- a CDS encoding mitochondrial processing peptidase beta subunit, mitochondrial precursor (beta-mpp), putative, giving the protein MPARILSRAIARPPVPRVLKPSLARNLAAVHPVTVAADPVTRTSTLSNGLSVSTETIPGASTATVGLWIDAGSRADAPNASGTAHFLEHLAFKGTRSRSQTQLELEVENLGAHLNAYTSREQTVYYAKAFDKDVPQAVDILSDILQHSKLEESAIERERDVILREQEEVEKQYEEVVFDHLHSVAFQGSALGNTILGPKEHINSISKSDLQSYISKNYTADRMALIGAGSIEHDALVKLAEKHFAALPVSANPIPLGGQSHTPAEFIGSEVRIRDDSMDTINLAIAVEGVGWKSPDYWPMLVMQSIFGNWDRSLGASSLLSSRLSHIISSNNLANSYMSFSTSYSDTGLWGIYLVSENLMNVDDLTHFTLKEWTRMSISPTIAEVERAKSQLKASLLLGLDGTTAIAEDIGRQMITTGKRYTPREIERYVDAVTPAEIQRVAQKYLWDKDIAVAALGRTDGLFDYTRLRADMSSMIL; this is encoded by the exons ATGCCCGCCCGCATCCTCTCCCGCGCCATCGCCCGCCCCCCCGTGCCCCGCGTTCTCAAGCCG TCGCTCGCGAGGAACCTCGCCGCCGTGCACCCCGTCACCGTCGCCGCCGACCCCGTCACCAGGACGTCCACCCTCTCCAACGGCCTCAGCGTCTCCACAGAGACCATCCCCGGCGCATCCACCGCCACCGTCGGCCTCTGGATCGACGCCGGCTCCCGCGCGGATGCGCCCAACGCCAGTGGCACAGCCCACTTTCTCGAG CACCTCGCCTTCAAGGGCACCAGGTCGCGCTCCCAGACCCAGCTCGAGCTCGAGGTCGAGAACCTCGGCGCCCACCTCAACGCCTACACCTCGCGCGAGCAGACCGTCTACTACGCCAAGGCGTTCGACAAGGACGTCCCCCAGGCGGTCGACATCCTGTCCGACATTCTCCAACACTCCAAGCTCGAAGAGTCGGCGATTGAGCGGGAGCGCGACGTGATTCTGAGGGAGCAGGAAGAGGTCGAGAAGCAGTATGAAGAGGTCGTCTTTGACCACCTGCACTCTGTCGCCTTCCAGG GCTCCGCGCTCGGAAACACCATCCTCGGCCCCAAGGAACACATCAACTCGATTTCCAAGTCTGACCTCCAGTCCTACATTTCCAAAAACTACACCGCCGACCGGATGGCCCTCATCGGCGCCGGCTCCATCGAGCACGACGCCCTCGTCAAGCTCGCCGAAAAGCACTTTGCCGCCCTCCCCGTGTCCGCCAACCCCATCCCCCTCGGCGGCCAGTCCCACACCCCCGCCGAGTTTATCGGCTCCGAAGTCCGCATCCGCGACGACTCGATGGACACCATCAACctcgccatcgccgtcgAGGGTGTCGGATGGAAGTCGCCCGACTACTGGCCCATGCTCGTCATGCAGAGCATCTTTGGTAACTGGGACAGGTCGCTGGGCGCGAGCTCCCTCTTGAGCAGCAGGTTGTCCCACATCATCTCCAGCAACAACCTTGCCAACTCGTACATGTCCTTCTCCACTTCCTACTCTGACACCGGTCTCTGGGGTATCTACCTTGTTTCTGAAAA CCTCATGAACGTTGACGACCTGACCCACTTTACGCTCAAAGAATGGACCCGGATGTCTATAAGTCCCACCATCGCCGAGGTCGAGCGCGCAAAGTCCCAGCTCAAGGCTTCCCTCCTGCTCGGTCTTGACGGTACCACCGCCATCGCCGAGGAC ATTGGCCGACAAATGATCACCACCGGCAAGCGATACACCCCCCGAGAAATCGAGCGATACGTCGATGCCGTCACCCCCGCCGAGATTCAGCGTGTGGCCCAAAAGTACCTCTGGGACAAGGACATTGCCGTCGCGGCTCTCGGTCGAACTGACGGTCTTTTCGACTATACTCGTCTCCGTGCCG ACATGTCCTCCATGATCCTCTAA